A single Altererythrobacter sp. BO-6 DNA region contains:
- a CDS encoding NAD kinase codes for MAKVQEFERIALIASDTERAQAAFAELLPTRNWAPLDDAEAVVVLGGDGFMLQTLHAMLENGRVIPAYGVNLGTVGFLMNRHRAGSDICKRIARARSIAIAPLCMDAVTQDNGRHRFFAINEVSLLRETRQTAKIEVTVDDKVRIAELVCDGVLVSTPAGSTAYNLSANGPILPLDSQLLALTPISPFRPRRWRGAILPDRSTIKLTVREPHKRPVSVVADQKEVRDIAEVSLAIARECELTLLFDPGHALDERIVSEQFVV; via the coding sequence TTGGCCAAAGTGCAAGAATTCGAACGCATTGCCCTGATCGCTTCGGATACGGAGCGGGCGCAGGCTGCCTTTGCCGAATTGCTGCCAACCCGCAATTGGGCGCCGCTGGATGATGCAGAGGCGGTGGTCGTGCTGGGCGGCGACGGCTTCATGCTGCAAACGCTCCACGCCATGCTTGAAAATGGACGCGTGATCCCCGCTTACGGCGTCAACCTTGGGACGGTCGGCTTCCTGATGAACCGTCATCGCGCGGGCAGCGACATCTGCAAGCGGATCGCCCGCGCCCGCTCGATCGCGATTGCGCCGCTGTGCATGGACGCGGTGACGCAGGACAATGGCCGGCACCGATTCTTCGCCATCAACGAAGTCTCGCTGCTGCGCGAAACCCGCCAGACCGCCAAGATCGAAGTCACCGTGGATGACAAGGTTCGTATCGCCGAGCTGGTGTGTGACGGCGTGCTGGTGTCGACCCCGGCCGGATCGACCGCCTACAATTTGTCCGCCAATGGCCCGATCCTGCCGCTCGATTCGCAACTGCTGGCGCTGACACCGATCAGCCCCTTCCGCCCGCGCCGCTGGCGCGGGGCGATCCTGCCAGACCGCAGCACGATCAAGCTCACCGTGCGTGAACCGCACAAGCGCCCGGTTTCGGTCGTCGCCGACCAGAAGGAAGTGCGCGACATCGCCGAAGTCTCGCTCGCCATCGCCCGCGAGTGCGAGCTAACCCTGCTGTTCGACCCGGGCCATGCGCTCGACGAACGGATCGTTTCAGAGCAGTTCGTGGTCTAG
- a CDS encoding inositol monophosphatase family protein, with protein sequence MNQLDAAVLRLMRDVGERVILPRFQNLAQHEIDEKAADDFVTVADHEAEEMLEAGLAAIDPSLAIVGEEAAHANNGVLDQLSHDCWIVDPLDGTHNFAHGKPPFGIIIAQASGGECQSGWIYDCLSGRFCHAHRGKGAFVNGERIAARTTGENPPVAAISRIFLTEEQRALVDARLAPFYRLVDIPRCAAEQYPRLALGENDISSFKRTLAWDHAAGVLWLNESGGKAARLDGSAYRVDEHDKPGLIGASSPALWDEFAERALGD encoded by the coding sequence TTGAACCAGCTTGATGCCGCAGTGCTGCGCCTGATGCGCGACGTAGGTGAACGCGTGATCCTGCCGCGTTTCCAGAACCTTGCGCAGCACGAAATCGACGAGAAGGCGGCAGACGACTTCGTCACCGTGGCCGATCACGAAGCGGAGGAAATGCTCGAAGCGGGACTTGCGGCGATCGATCCCTCGCTGGCGATTGTCGGCGAAGAGGCCGCGCATGCGAACAATGGCGTGCTCGACCAGCTCTCGCATGATTGCTGGATCGTCGATCCGCTCGATGGCACGCACAATTTCGCGCATGGCAAGCCGCCCTTCGGCATCATCATCGCGCAGGCGAGCGGGGGCGAGTGCCAGTCCGGCTGGATCTACGATTGCCTGTCAGGCCGTTTCTGCCACGCGCATCGTGGAAAAGGCGCGTTTGTGAACGGCGAGCGCATTGCCGCGCGCACCACCGGCGAAAATCCGCCGGTTGCAGCGATCTCGCGGATTTTCCTCACCGAAGAGCAGCGCGCACTGGTCGATGCCAGGCTCGCGCCGTTCTATCGCCTGGTCGATATTCCGCGCTGCGCGGCGGAGCAGTATCCGCGGCTGGCGCTGGGCGAGAACGATATCTCCAGCTTCAAACGCACGCTGGCGTGGGACCATGCCGCCGGGGTGCTGTGGCTCAACGAATCCGGCGGAAAGGCCGCGCGGCTCGACGGCAGCGCCTATCGCGTCGATGAGCACGACAAGCCGGGCCTGATCGGTGCATCAAGCCCGGCCTTGTGGGATGAGTTCGCCGAGCGCGCGCTCGGCGATTGA
- a CDS encoding sulfite exporter TauE/SafE family protein, producing MSGLVPFALIAAFFVTALLYAAVGFGGGSTYAALLALSGLDYRLLPVLALACNIVVVAGSTVRFARAKVTPWRGAILLTALAAPAAFLGGLTPIKQETFMLLLGASLLLTGVTMLLPIANEHEGQPHPMARMVPVAAAPLGYLAGLVGIGGGIFLAPLLHLTRWNNARAIAATASLFILVNSLFGLAGQLLKNGTGLLGGAVYGGLALLIAVAVGGQIGSLLAVKFLPQRIIRWLTAALVIWVGGRLLLGA from the coding sequence ATGAGCGGCCTGGTCCCGTTTGCGCTGATTGCGGCATTCTTCGTCACGGCGCTGTTGTACGCCGCCGTCGGTTTCGGCGGCGGCTCAACCTATGCGGCGCTATTGGCGCTGTCGGGCCTCGATTATCGCCTGCTGCCGGTACTGGCGCTGGCCTGCAACATCGTGGTGGTGGCGGGCAGCACGGTTCGGTTTGCGCGGGCGAAGGTCACGCCATGGCGCGGCGCAATCCTGCTGACCGCGCTGGCGGCGCCTGCGGCATTCCTCGGCGGTCTGACCCCGATCAAGCAGGAAACATTCATGCTGCTGCTCGGTGCGAGCCTGTTGCTGACAGGCGTCACGATGCTGCTGCCGATCGCAAACGAGCATGAAGGCCAGCCGCACCCAATGGCGCGCATGGTGCCGGTTGCGGCAGCACCGCTGGGCTATCTAGCTGGGTTGGTGGGTATCGGCGGCGGCATTTTCCTGGCGCCCCTGCTGCACCTCACGCGCTGGAACAATGCCCGCGCTATCGCCGCGACGGCCAGCCTGTTCATCCTGGTAAATTCGCTGTTTGGCCTTGCCGGGCAATTGCTCAAGAATGGCACCGGATTGCTGGGTGGTGCGGTTTATGGCGGTCTGGCGCTGCTGATCGCGGTGGCAGTCGGAGGGCAGATCGGCAGCCTGTTGGCTGTTAAATTCCTGCCGCAACGGATCATCCGCTGGCTGACAGCGGCGCTGGTGATCTGGGTGGGTGGAAGGCTGCTGCTTGGCGCTTAA
- a CDS encoding EAL domain-containing protein codes for MTILERTGQKGAQSALFARDSGELADELELALRLGQVEIRFQPIYSCVTGRIVSAEALARWQHAVFGEIGAQALFDLAAKAGLREKLAEHLVSLAIRQAANWPEGLGLSLNIPARQLLGGGLISQLSADLAAAGINPQLVTLEITEELLLDDLDLAARRIAPLRELGVRIALDDFGAGFCNFDYLKRLPLDALKLDRSMVQGIAASERDRAVLRAIVTLAKVLELEVVAEGIEHADQRDVVIGEGCASWQGFLGSPPVRHDELVEQLAV; via the coding sequence ATGACCATCCTCGAGCGAACCGGCCAGAAAGGCGCGCAATCAGCGTTGTTTGCGCGCGATTCGGGCGAGCTTGCCGATGAGCTGGAGCTTGCCCTGCGGCTTGGCCAGGTCGAGATTAGGTTCCAGCCGATATATTCGTGTGTGACCGGGCGTATCGTCTCTGCCGAGGCGCTGGCGCGCTGGCAGCACGCGGTTTTCGGTGAAATCGGCGCGCAGGCGCTGTTCGATCTCGCGGCCAAGGCAGGTCTGAGGGAGAAATTGGCGGAACACCTGGTGTCATTGGCGATCCGCCAGGCCGCGAATTGGCCGGAGGGTTTGGGGCTGTCACTGAATATTCCGGCTCGGCAGCTTTTGGGCGGGGGCTTGATCAGCCAACTGAGCGCCGATCTGGCGGCCGCCGGGATCAATCCTCAGCTGGTGACGCTGGAGATCACCGAGGAGCTCCTGCTCGACGATCTCGACCTTGCGGCGCGCCGAATTGCCCCTTTGCGCGAACTGGGTGTGCGGATCGCGCTCGACGATTTCGGCGCGGGCTTCTGCAATTTCGACTATCTCAAGCGCCTGCCGCTCGACGCACTCAAGCTAGACCGTTCGATGGTGCAGGGCATTGCCGCGAGCGAGCGTGATCGTGCGGTGTTGCGGGCGATTGTAACCCTGGCGAAAGTGCTGGAACTGGAGGTGGTGGCCGAGGGTATCGAGCACGCAGACCAGCGTGATGTCGTCATCGGCGAGGGATGTGCCAGCTGGCAGGGGTTCCTGGGTTCGCCACCGGTGCGCCACGACGAACTGGTTGAGCAGCTCGCCGTTTAG
- the trxA gene encoding thioredoxin: MATVNVTDASFQSDVIEADKPVLVDFWADWCGPCKMIAPALEEISDELAGQVTIAKMDIMENPDVPGQLGVQGIPFLVLYKDGKPAASLTGARPKSALKAWLEGEL; encoded by the coding sequence ATGGCAACCGTCAATGTCACCGATGCCAGCTTCCAGAGCGATGTGATCGAAGCCGACAAGCCCGTGCTGGTCGACTTCTGGGCCGACTGGTGCGGCCCCTGCAAGATGATCGCGCCCGCGCTGGAGGAAATCAGCGACGAGCTGGCCGGCCAGGTCACCATCGCCAAGATGGACATCATGGAAAACCCCGATGTGCCGGGCCAGCTGGGGGTACAGGGCATTCCCTTCCTCGTGCTCTACAAGGACGGCAAGCCGGCTGCGAGCCTGACCGGTGCGCGGCCCAAGAGCGCGCTCAAGGCCTGGCTCGAAGGCGAACTCTAA
- the secA gene encoding preprotein translocase subunit SecA encodes MFQTIAKSLFGSSNDRYVKSLGKIVNQINALEPQMQALSDDELKAQTAKFRGQLEAGATLDDILPEAFATVREASVRVLGMRHFDVQMIGGIVLHRGEISEMRTGEGKTLVATLATYLNAIEGKGVHVVTVNDYLARRDAEWMGQLHNWLGLSVGVIVPNLNEYQRREAYNSDITYATNNELGFDYLRDNMKHSRDQMVQRPFNYAIVDEVDSILIDEARTPLIISGPTEDKSELYVALDEVVKGIPEDWYEKDEKTRNIQLTEEGTDEIEKILIERGLLATENLYDVENTQVVHHLDQALKANIMFKRDTDYIVKDNKVVIIDEFTGRMMDGRRWSNGLHQAVEAKEGVKIEPENQTMASITFQNYFRMYPKLSGMTGTAATEAAEFWDIYKMNVVEIPTNVPVQRIDEEDEFYKNTLDKFAAIAKAIKEKNEIGQPVLVGTVSIEKSELLSQFLDKEGVKHAVLNARFHEQEAHIVAQAGRLGAVTIATNMAGRGTDIQLGGNVEFRIQDELGDMAEDDPKRQLEIDRIKAEVAAEKKKVLEAGGLFVLGTERHESRRIDNQLRGRSGRQGDPGLSRFYLCLEDDLLRIFGPDTLFAKMMNSNLADGEAIGSKWLSKAIETAQKKVEARNYEVRKQVVQYDDVMNDQRKVIYEQRGEIMEADRVDDVVEDMRHDTVNALVGTACPPGSYPEQWDVAGLKEKVEEIFGLTPPIDDWLEEDQVEPELLEERIRAAADEIMEGKIAESDPSIWRQVEKSVLLERLDYHWKEHLATLDALRQVIWMRGIAQKQPINEYKQEAFGLFENMLDTLREDVTKILVKSELRIQRPEPQALPDLPEFLTGHIDPFSGLDNSADLDGSAERPELFGSLAGSPRAAFGPGGSNTDNPFEGLDISRNAPCPCGSGNKYKHCHGAAGGSAAAE; translated from the coding sequence ATGTTTCAAACAATCGCCAAATCGCTGTTCGGTTCTTCCAATGACCGTTACGTCAAGTCACTCGGCAAGATCGTCAACCAGATCAATGCGTTGGAGCCGCAGATGCAGGCTCTTTCGGATGACGAGCTGAAGGCCCAGACTGCCAAGTTCCGTGGCCAGCTCGAAGCTGGCGCCACGCTTGACGATATCCTGCCTGAAGCCTTCGCCACCGTGCGCGAAGCATCGGTCCGCGTGCTCGGCATGCGCCATTTCGATGTCCAGATGATCGGCGGGATCGTGCTTCACCGCGGCGAAATTTCCGAGATGCGCACGGGTGAGGGCAAGACGTTGGTGGCGACGCTTGCCACCTATCTCAACGCGATCGAAGGCAAGGGCGTTCACGTCGTTACCGTCAACGATTACCTGGCCCGCCGCGACGCAGAATGGATGGGGCAACTGCACAACTGGCTGGGCCTGAGCGTGGGTGTGATCGTGCCCAACCTCAACGAATACCAGCGCCGCGAAGCCTACAATTCCGACATCACCTATGCCACGAACAACGAACTCGGCTTTGACTACCTGCGCGACAACATGAAGCACTCGCGCGACCAGATGGTGCAGCGCCCGTTCAATTACGCGATCGTTGACGAGGTCGATTCGATCCTGATCGACGAAGCACGTACCCCGCTGATCATTTCCGGCCCGACCGAGGACAAGAGCGAGCTCTACGTCGCGCTCGACGAGGTGGTGAAAGGCATTCCCGAAGACTGGTATGAAAAGGACGAGAAGACCCGCAACATCCAGCTGACCGAGGAAGGCACGGACGAGATCGAGAAGATCCTTATCGAGCGCGGCCTGCTCGCCACCGAAAATCTCTACGATGTCGAGAATACGCAGGTGGTCCACCACCTGGACCAGGCGCTGAAGGCGAACATCATGTTCAAGCGCGACACCGACTACATCGTGAAGGACAACAAGGTCGTCATCATCGACGAATTCACCGGCCGCATGATGGACGGGCGCCGCTGGTCGAACGGCCTGCACCAGGCGGTCGAAGCCAAGGAAGGCGTGAAGATCGAGCCCGAGAACCAGACCATGGCCTCGATCACCTTCCAGAACTATTTCCGCATGTATCCCAAGCTGTCGGGCATGACCGGCACGGCCGCCACCGAGGCCGCGGAATTCTGGGACATCTACAAGATGAATGTGGTCGAGATCCCGACCAATGTCCCGGTCCAGCGGATCGACGAGGAGGACGAGTTCTACAAGAACACGCTCGACAAGTTTGCTGCCATTGCCAAGGCGATCAAGGAGAAGAACGAGATCGGCCAGCCGGTGCTGGTCGGTACGGTCTCGATCGAGAAGTCCGAGCTTTTGAGCCAGTTCCTTGACAAGGAAGGCGTCAAGCACGCGGTGCTCAATGCCCGTTTCCACGAGCAGGAAGCGCATATTGTGGCGCAGGCGGGGCGGCTTGGCGCAGTGACCATCGCCACCAACATGGCCGGCCGCGGCACCGACATCCAGCTGGGCGGCAATGTCGAATTCCGCATCCAGGACGAATTGGGCGATATGGCCGAAGACGATCCCAAGCGGCAGCTTGAGATTGACCGGATCAAGGCCGAAGTCGCGGCGGAAAAGAAGAAAGTGCTGGAGGCGGGCGGTCTGTTCGTGCTCGGCACCGAGCGTCACGAAAGCCGCCGCATCGATAACCAGCTGCGCGGCCGCTCGGGCCGTCAGGGCGACCCCGGCCTCAGCCGCTTTTACCTTTGCCTTGAGGACGATCTGCTGCGCATCTTCGGGCCGGACACACTGTTCGCCAAGATGATGAATTCGAACCTTGCCGATGGCGAGGCGATCGGTTCGAAATGGCTCTCCAAGGCGATCGAGACCGCGCAGAAGAAGGTCGAAGCGCGCAACTACGAAGTGCGCAAGCAGGTCGTCCAGTACGACGACGTGATGAACGATCAGCGCAAGGTCATCTACGAGCAGCGCGGCGAGATCATGGAGGCCGACCGGGTCGACGATGTGGTCGAAGACATGCGCCACGACACCGTCAACGCCCTGGTCGGCACCGCTTGCCCGCCGGGATCATACCCTGAGCAGTGGGACGTTGCCGGGCTGAAGGAGAAGGTCGAGGAAATCTTCGGCCTCACTCCGCCGATCGATGACTGGCTGGAAGAAGACCAGGTCGAGCCGGAACTGCTCGAAGAGCGGATCCGTGCCGCGGCGGACGAAATCATGGAGGGCAAGATCGCCGAATCCGATCCTTCGATCTGGCGCCAGGTCGAAAAGTCGGTCCTGCTCGAGCGGCTCGATTATCACTGGAAAGAACACCTCGCCACGCTCGACGCGCTGCGCCAGGTGATCTGGATGCGCGGGATTGCGCAGAAGCAGCCGATCAACGAGTACAAGCAGGAAGCCTTCGGCCTGTTCGAGAACATGCTCGACACCCTGCGCGAAGATGTGACCAAGATCCTGGTCAAGTCCGAGCTGCGGATCCAGCGGCCCGAGCCGCAGGCCCTGCCGGACCTGCCGGAATTCCTCACCGGCCATATCGATCCCTTCAGCGGGCTGGACAATTCCGCTGACCTCGATGGTTCGGCGGAGCGGCCCGAACTGTTCGGTTCGCTGGCGGGCAGCCCGCGTGCGGCCTTCGGCCCCGGCGGATCGAACACGGACAACCCCTTCGAAGGCCTCGATATCAGCCGGAATGCGCCGTGCCCCTGTGGTTCGGGCAACAAGTACAAGCATTGCCACGGGGCTGCTGGCGGCAGTGCGGCCGCCGAATAA
- the argJ gene encoding bifunctional glutamate N-acetyltransferase/amino-acid acetyltransferase ArgJ: MENAVSPLAHPFPDDMPDIAGVTLRVARARYKNWDRVDLTYAELCEGTHVAGVFTTSACASSEVEMGREQVKQGIARALIVNAGNSNAFTGYRGREAVKQIVDQVAAHLGCAPGEVFVSSTGVIGVPLPKDKALAGVAAALEAGPCSWEDAALAISTTDTFAKGANASAMIGGTRVELAGIIKGSGMIAPDMATMLGYIFTDAAVEPAFLQQLLTQANRQTFSCITVDGDTSTSDTVMAFATGKAGNAPLASFDDPGADAFAAALTDLCRQLAQLVVRDGEGASKFIAIRVSGAASDESAHRIGMAIANSPLVKTAIAGEDANWGRVVMAVGKAGEPADRDRLSIAFGGIWTARNGLPVENYDEAPVAAHLKGQEIDIAVDLGLGEGRATVWTCDLTHGYISINADYRS, encoded by the coding sequence ATGGAAAACGCCGTTTCGCCCCTTGCTCACCCGTTCCCCGATGACATGCCCGATATCGCGGGGGTTACGCTGCGTGTTGCACGCGCGCGCTACAAGAATTGGGACCGTGTTGACCTGACCTATGCCGAGCTGTGCGAGGGTACGCACGTAGCCGGCGTGTTCACTACCAGCGCCTGTGCGTCGAGCGAAGTCGAAATGGGTCGCGAGCAGGTGAAGCAAGGCATCGCCCGCGCGCTGATCGTCAACGCGGGCAATTCCAACGCTTTCACCGGCTATCGCGGGCGCGAGGCGGTAAAACAGATCGTGGACCAGGTGGCTGCGCATCTCGGCTGCGCGCCGGGCGAGGTTTTCGTGTCTTCAACCGGTGTGATCGGTGTGCCGCTGCCCAAGGACAAGGCGCTCGCCGGGGTAGCCGCCGCGCTTGAGGCCGGGCCATGCAGCTGGGAAGACGCCGCGCTCGCCATCTCCACCACGGACACCTTCGCCAAGGGGGCAAACGCCAGTGCGATGATCGGTGGCACGCGGGTGGAACTGGCGGGGATCATCAAGGGCAGCGGGATGATCGCGCCCGACATGGCGACCATGCTGGGCTATATCTTCACCGACGCCGCAGTCGAGCCAGCGTTTCTCCAGCAACTGCTGACGCAGGCCAATCGCCAGACCTTCTCCTGCATCACGGTCGATGGCGATACCTCGACCAGCGACACAGTGATGGCCTTCGCGACCGGCAAGGCTGGCAATGCGCCCTTGGCTTCGTTCGACGATCCTGGTGCAGATGCCTTTGCCGCCGCGTTGACCGATCTGTGCCGCCAACTCGCCCAGCTAGTGGTGCGCGATGGCGAAGGCGCGAGCAAGTTCATCGCGATCCGAGTATCAGGCGCCGCTAGTGACGAAAGCGCCCACCGGATCGGCATGGCCATCGCCAATTCGCCGCTGGTCAAGACCGCCATCGCGGGCGAAGACGCCAATTGGGGCCGCGTCGTCATGGCTGTGGGCAAGGCCGGCGAACCGGCCGATCGTGACAGACTGTCGATTGCATTCGGCGGCATCTGGACGGCTAGGAACGGCTTGCCGGTCGAAAATTATGACGAAGCGCCGGTTGCGGCGCATCTGAAGGGACAGGAAATCGATATCGCCGTGGACCTTGGCCTGGGTGAAGGCCGCGCAACCGTATGGACCTGCGATCTCACCCACGGCTATATCTCGATCAACGCGGATTATCGCTCTTGA